The Oncorhynchus clarkii lewisi isolate Uvic-CL-2024 chromosome 23, UVic_Ocla_1.0, whole genome shotgun sequence genomic interval GATGTCCCATCGACAGTTCCACAACTCAACAAATCCAAACACTAgtttcagtcccccccccccccccccacacacacacacacataaacaatgCTTTATTTATCCTCTCTCATCCTTTGTGTTTGACCTTTAACTTCTCTCCCTTctaggtgtgtgtggagggtcgTTTATACCTGGAGTTCATGTTTGACGACATGATGAGGATCAAGACATGGCACTTTAGCATCAGACAACACAGAGAGGTCCTGCCTCGTAGCATACTAGCTATGCACGTGAGTCACACtttaaatactttatttgaatccacaaATCACATTACAATCCAAAACGATTCATTTACATTTCAATGATCATTCACAATTAAAAGGTCACAGAAACTGTTATTGATTGATTGCCGGTGTTACTGACCACCATTCAGTCATTGCTTCcctgctctcctccccctcttccaagGTGCAGGACCCTCAGATGCTGGACCAGCTGGCCAAAAACATCACAAGATGTGGTCTGTCCAACTCCACACTCAACTACCTTAGGGTAAGTCACCCCCAGTTAGTGCTTGAAGTAGAATGAAAAAGGAGGTTGTACTCACTTTAATTTGACCATACCGGGGTTCCTACCGAGCTGGCATTCTATTAGAGGTGCTGAAGTATTGGCAGTCTGACTGTCaatgtctttctcttttctctagCTGTGTGTGATCTTGGAGCCGATGCAGGAGTTGATGTCCAGACACAAGACCTACAGTCTGAGTCCCAGAGACTGTCTCAAGACCTGTCTCTTCCAAAAGTGGCAACGCATGGTGGCCCCACCAGGTAAACACAGTCATCACACTCTCTGTATACAGACAACACACTTTTATATGGTGAACCAAACTTGGGTGATGAGTAACCTGatcaagacacacacactgcagatcTCAGtaacacctctccccctctctttataTCCAGCTGAGCCGGCCAGACAAGCGCCCAATAAGCGGAGGAAAAGGAAGATGTCTGGTGGAAGCAACATGAGCGCTGGAggaggaaacaacaacaacagcaagaaGAAGAGTCCTGCTAACAACTTCCCCCTCTCCACACAGGTACCTGTAAGCATCCCATCTACATGACCTTGTGGGGAGCGGGGAACGATAGGGGTTTGGAGGTGGGGTGGGGATAGAGTGGACGGGTGGGGTTGGGACAGGTAACATGGGGGAGTGTGGGGCCAGGAAAGATGGGGATGGGGGTTGGTATGATAAGGATATGAGTTCAAGGCAGGGTTGTTTGGGATAGGGGAATGCAGGATAGGGGTTGAGAGGAGGAAGGGTGGAGGTGGGGCTTTTGGTCTTAAAATCAGAGTGGGGAAAGTCGGCTACAGGTATTGGGGGATAGTGCAAGTGTATATTATGCTTATTATACCAAAGACTCCCTGTCTGACGTGAGCGAGTGCTGGGCAGTACCTGGTCCTCTGGGGCCGCACTCTCATTCAGTAGGTAGACATTACCCCTTACCGCTGGCCCAGGATCAGATACAATATCATCCCTCTAACTATTAAAGTTAGGAGTGGAGATATGCCAATCTGATCCTATATTGTGGTTAGGGATAGCGTCTACCTGGAGCGGGTGAGACATGCCGCTCAATCTGCTTTATCGTCCTACAACCTTAAAAGCCGCATCTACCTGAGCCTATCAAAACATAGAATTCACAGGCAGCTGAGCAGTTATTGATTGAGTGAGCCAATGAGACCCGAGGTGGAAGAAAACCCCCATGATGCAGCACTCAAGGATTAGGGCTGCCCACCGCTGACCAACAGGGAAGGGCGATATTACCCAAATCCCTGGAACAGAGGCCGGCATTGGGCCTGTTGTAGATGTTGTTGAGTATTTGGGCTGGGTGCCTGAAACCCAGAGTTATGTCTGATTTGTAAGTGGGGTGAGCATGGATGGACAGTCACTGAAACATGAATTATCCTTATTTTCAGAGGTCCCAAAAAGCTTTACTTTAAAATGTCCATATAATTTTAGGCCTTCAAGGACCTAAAGGATATGTAAAATATTAATCATAAAAACACTTTATATCCCATAAGTCTCATCTAGCCCAAAACTCACCATTACGAGTAACAACGGTAGTCCCAGCCCCATCCATCCCACCATTTTCTAAGTCCTTTGGGATCGTCCATGCTCGGTTCTCCCCCATGGTTGTGGGGATAATGTTCCGGCCCTTGCTGTCCCTCTCTAGGACGTGATGATGGTGGGCGAGCCCACTCTGATGGGAGGGGAGTTTGGAGACGAGGATGAGCGTCTGATCACGCGGCTGGAGAATGGCCAGTTCGACACGGCCAATGGAGGGGGGGGCCTGGAGGACGAGGACAGTTTCGGCAGCTCCCCTGCCCTGGGGGGTGCGAACTCACCCTGGAACAACAACAAGACCCCCAACAGCCAGGACAGCAAGAACAACGACTCTCAGTCCTCACAGTAGAGCCACAACCATAAACCCTAACTCAACACCCAGATACGCAACTCATTTACCTGCAGAATGAATCGCtactcacgctctctctctcgcacatgCTCAGTGGTATTCAACCCCGGCCCTCTTCTCCTGGCTCCCCTCGCTTATCAGCGCTAGGCCTGACTCTGCTCTTTTAGTGTCTGTGCTTACCGGTCAGAGTGTTTGAGTCAGAGCTGGATTCTGCCTTTTATGATCAGTGCTAGCCGTCACGGCCATATTGGCGGGTTCTTGTTCCAACCTCGGGTCTCTGGGTGTGTTGCCTTGACAACGTACCTCTGTTTCTGTTGTGCTCACCTCACAGGGAAGGAATACCTAGCTTTATTTATTAGCTCTTAGATTTAGCAGAATAAAAAGTATTGTGTGCACTACAGCATAAATCCAACGTTCAGTTTTTAAAAACGAAATTATTTGTTTTGTAGGACCTGGTTGGAACAAAAACCTGTACACTGCCGGAGCTTGAGGACCGGAGTTGAGAACCACTACGCTAAACcttaaacacacaacacacacacacacaagcaacacatacacacatgcaaatCTCATACACACACAAGGGTACTGGAGAGCGGTCCTACTTCCCCACCTGGACCAGAGCGCCTGGCCATACAGAAGTGGGTTTCAATGTTCTATGTTTTTAATTTGatttcaattttttatttttatatcaaTTTCTAAAAATGAAACAGACAAGCAAAAACAAAGTAAAAAAACACCCCTGAATATTCTTTGCACTTTTTTCCCACTAACTTCAATCTATTTTTCTTATGAATTGATGGTGTTTTGTTCTTTTTTATTATGGCTTATATGAAGAAATTGTAAAGATTCAGAAACCTGTGACTGGAGAGGAGaatcaacagtatataactgtataattattactgtTAGATCATTTGTATTATTGTGATTGATTACTACttctatgtaatgttgtgttgtctaTGTCTGAATCAGTATGTAGCCTGTCAGTGTCCGATATGGTTATAACGAAGCCCAGTGTTTCTGATCTGAAGGGAAAGGCCACCTCTTTAGTGTTCAAGGCTGTGCCTTTAATGGcacctattccccatgtagtgaaCAATTTTTTGACAAGGACCTATAGGGCtatgggcaaaagtagtgcacttagaGGATAGGGTtgcatcccaagtggcaccctatccTCTGTCTACTTATCTGCTCAGTACCTTGCGTCCACACCTCAGACAATGTTTGTTTCTCTCCGATTTTCTACTTGAAACATTTGAAGACAATTTTGACAAGGCATTGTAAGATTTAAGATAAACATTTTGTGTTGTTTTCCCCAAACATTTTATCACAATTTTTGAAAGATACAGACCAAGAATTTACTTTGCAAGACCTTTTTGAACATCGATCCCCAACATACTATTGGTTTGTATTAAGAATATTTTTTTgggcttcccccccccccccctcatgttTTATGTGTCTTTGTGCTTGTATATTTAAAGGTAGTTTCTGTATAATTGTAATTATATGTATTCTGCCTTAGGGTGTTGATCTAATGCATCTCTCTAAAGTAAAGATACAAAAATACAATCATTTTTGAACCGTTTGGAAAATACATTCAATGAGCTTGGCTATGAATTTGGGTTCAACATACAattgatagatttttttttatgtcaatGGAGCCTGTCTGGCTTAAATTCACAAGCTCATGTACAATATCCATGTCTTTGCCTCCAATGTCAGATGTTGGTGGGCTGCTCTGGCTTTGTCATCTAAATTATACTTTACCTTATCAATAACCCACACCAATGTCACTTTATCAACATTCAGATGTATGAGAAGAGTAAAAAAAGGGCAATAATTTCAAATGGCGTAGCATATGTTTCTCATAGTTATCTTCACATGATTTTCAGTCAAGTCAATACAGTGATGAATGAatcctctgttttctctgtgCATAGTTGGTGTAGATACTAAGTTTCACCTCAAGGGGTCTCTCCTGAGCTCCATGACACGTTGAGCAGCCCCCCAAGTCCACAGGATCAACCCTCTCAAGCTCTCTAAATCCACCCAGACTTAACTGTATAATGTTTGACTATCCAATCATGTTTTCTAACATCCCTATCTTCTGGTCCAGCACTTCTGCAGTGACTGAATAGAAAACTGAGGGCACGCCTCAAATCACACTCTTTTCCCTAAATAGGGCATCACCGCCTGTGGTGTacttaactcagcaaaaaaaaaataatgtcctctcactgtcaactgtgtttattttcagcaaacttaacatgtacaaatatttgtatgaacataagattcaacaactgagacataaactgaacaagttccacagacatgtgactaacagaaattgaataatgtgtccctgaacaaaggggggggcaAAATCAAatgtaagtcagtatctggtgtggccagcagctgcattaagtactgcagtgcatctcctcctcatggactgcaccagattcgccagttcttgctgtgagatgttaccccactcttccaccaaggcacctgcaagttcctcaacatttctggggagaatggcccttgccctcaccctccgatccaataggtcccagacgtgctcaatgggattcagATCTgggttcttcgctggccatggcagaacactgacattctggtcttgcaggaaatcacgcacagaacgagcagtatggctggtggcattgttatgctggagggtcatgtcaggatgagcctgcaggaaaggtaccacatgagggaggaggatgtcttccctttaACGCacagcaatgacaacaagctcagtccgatgatgttgtgacacaccgccccaggcctcggtgtaacgctcatcacccctggtgagacaaaaccgcaactcgtcagtgaagagcactttttgccagtcctgtctggtccagcgacggtgggtttgtgcccataggtgacgttgttgcctgtgatgtctggtgaggacctgccttacaacaggcctacaagccctcagtccagcctctctcagcctattgtggacagtctgagcactgatggagggattgtgcgttcctggtgtaactcgggcagttgttgccatcctgtacctgtcccgcaggtgtgatgtttggatgtaccgatcctgtgcaggtgttacacgtggtctgccactgcgaggatgatcagctgtccgtcctgtctccctgtagcgctgtcttaggcgtctcatagtacgaacattgcaatttattgccctgtccacatctgcagtcctcatgcctccttgaagCATGCCTAAGacatgttcacacagatgagcagggaccctggacatctttattttggtgtttttcagagtcagtagaaaggcccctTTAGTGTCcttagttttcataactgtgaccttaattgcctaccgtctgtaagctgttagtgtcttaacgaccgttccacaggtgcacatgttcattaattgtttatggttcattgaacaagcataggacacagtatttaaaccctttacaatgaagatctgtctAGTTATTTTggtttttatgaattatctttgaaagacagggtcctgaaaaatgtACGTTTCTttatttgctgagtttatataaggAGTAGGGTGTGATTTGAGTCAGTGGTGTGAAGTACCCATACCTGTTCCCGTTAGCGGCTCATGTCATAGGGCTgtgttgatatacagtatattatattttGCCTAGTTTCTGCCATTGATTTGTGTTAGGGTATCAATAAAGAATAATTTTCACTTAAGCGCAGTTGACTCCGGTGCTTCACTTGTTCTGTCTGTTATTAGGGGCAAATACTAACTTCCGCTTAAGTCACACATTGATGTCAATATGAAGTTAGGATTTGCCCCAGACTTACCTTCTGGCTTTGGGTGGCAGAATAGGTGTTTTTGATAGTAGACTGAAGCCTCTGAAGCTAGACGGACAGACTTTGGGTAAATTGTTCTCCATGTTAGCACGGAAATCTCAAGACTAGAATGCAATTTCCGTTCTAAAATATCACCTCTGTACCAGAAGACCGTTGATCCATTTTGGTGTTGTAGCAGATGTGATGTGGGAGATGACTAGGCTTGATAATGACTGATATTTCCATGGATGGGTGTAAGAATACTGGCTGATTCTCTCCTAGGCCAAGTGTATGATTCCCATTATGCTGAAACAGACTGCATAGCATTAACAAGCCTTTGGGCTGTACATTTAGTGCAGATGAAAAAAGATTAGGAATATAAAGCAGACGTTATCGTTTACATTTCACCTAAAGGCAGTCTTGGGAGGCTCTAGCTGAAATATCAAAACGTCTCATTCATACTCTTGTACTCTTATCTTTATCCATTTTATATTGAATGtccaaaacattagaaacaccttcctaatattgagttgcaccccattttgcccccagaacagcctcagaTCGTCAGGGCATCGAATGTTTTCCACAGAgatgtcgactccaatgcttcccacagttgtgccaagttggctggaagtcctttgggtggtggaccattcttgatacatatgggaaacccagcagcgttgctgtTCTTGACAAAACCGGtgaacctggcacctactaccataccccgttcaaaggcactttttcttgcccattcaccctctgaatggcacatatacaatCTTTcgcaaggcttaaaaatccttatttaacctgtctcctccccttcatctacactgattggttttccaggtgacatcaataaaggatcatagctttcacttggtcagtctgtcatggaaagcgcaggtgttcctaatgttttgtacacactgtacatcACCTGTGTTTATGCTTTTCCTCTGGTATGATGCAGACCAGACAGTGACAGTGCTGCCATCTTTCTTAGGAACAAGCCAACCCAGAGATCAGCCACGTCATACCACATTGCATGCAATGAAACTCCTAGACATTGATCTGTCAGTTTTGGTTTTAAACCCCTAATGGTTCATGTTTGGATTGGGGAAAAATGCACAGATCCTGGATCTGTTCCTATGGGCAACTTTCACTTGTTCTGAATCCCAAACTTTTAAGATCCATGAGTGCTTAAGGGGGAGGGTGGGGGAATTTAGCACAGGTGAAAGTTGCCATTGGGCAAGGGGgattgtttctggacagggcctgTGTGTTTTTTAGGCGGTAGGGTCAGTTCAGCAGCAGCTGGTAAGTTCAGCAGCAGCGGCGGATGGGAGATTCTGTAAATGGGCTATCAGGGTCGGCTCAAGTAGAGCGATAGACTGATTAACAGACGACATGGGTGGTGAACTTCAAGACGCAggatactgttggagctagaaacacaagcgtttcgctacacctgcaataacattaCTAAACacgcatgtgaccaataagatttggtttagagatggaggagagttgGAGGTTGTGGCTCACATCAAGAGGATAGGTCAGTGTTGATCTTTTCCAGGAAGTGGTAAGCTACTCTGCTATTAAGACTTATTTAAAATACAGCTTAAATTAAAACTAGACTTTGAGAACCAAAAATAGATCAGTGCCAGCTAACCATCTATCTGAGGGAACATCCCAGGGATGTGTAGGAGAAACAGTCTGAGATAAACATTTCAGCTCTCTGGTAAGCTCCATTCTGTTTTCTACAGTAAAATTCCTTTTATACACCTGAGTTTAAACAGGGAAATTTGAATTATGGAAAGTCTTTTTCTCTTGTGCTATGCAAATGTACAGTACCACCTCTCTCTGGCCAGATGACAAAAGATAACATGTTCACTTTGGATTGCAGTCAATCTTACAACATGCAAAATAGGCCTGTGTGATAGAATATGTCACACGTAATGTAGACTGGACTGAATATACATTTGTTTTGTCTGCCTTTGAATGAAGGGAAATGTAATGTTAAATGGCAAGAAATTATCTAGCATTTCTACTTGGTATGACAGAAGTGACCAACCGAATGTCTGTATTTGATGCAGCCTCCATCTTGATGGTAAGCGTGTCCTGTCATCTGGGTCACATATCCTCAGGTAAGGATGCTCTATAAATGACACTAAACACGCATCACTCCTGTTCAAACAAAACGATCATGTTCTGTTTTTAAAACAATATTTTATTGCCCTGACCTATTGGTTATATGGTGGTTATAAGCTCTTATATTCCAGTAGGGGCCTGTTATTTTGACGCTGATGGCTTTTATGTGAtcgatactttttttttttttaacattccaAGCCAACCTAAAATGGGGACACGCACAtcaatattaccaccaaagggaaCCGAAGGCTCTTCGTGATGAACCACCGTTGAATGAATGGGTAAAAATAACTCATGAAAAAGCATTCATTCATTAGATAACTATTTAAAGTAGGCATTCAAGCATAAGTCATAAGCATGTATAACATTTATAATGGCATTAATGATATTTTTTTAGGGTGTGTCTCATTCACcagctcaacccaattgaacatttaTGGGAGTTTCTGGATTGGTGCCTGAGACAgcttttccaccaccatcaacaaaaccccaaattatggaatttattgtggaagaatggtgtcgcatcccctCAAAAGAGTTCTAGACACTTATAGAATTTATGCCAAGGCGCATAGAAGCTGCTCGGAGggcttgtggtggcccaacgccctaatAACACActttgttggtgtttcctttgtTTAGCCTTTCACTGCTAAAAAGCAAACACCCGCCAGCTCTCTCCCTCCCGACTGTCTCTCTCATCCAGTTAAGACCCTCCCGTTCTCCCTCCCCAATCCCTTCTTCCATCCCTCTATTGTCAGTATTTTTCGCAGAGAGGCAGTCAAATTAATAGCAGCAATAGTAGACCCTATCAGGTTTCTCAAGGAAGGGActaacacactccctcacacatCTGTGCTGTGTAGAGCGGAGACACACCTGCAAACACATACACTAGTGGAACCAGGGTagagactggacacacacacacacacctgtgcttTTCAGATTGGTGACACACCTGTCCAGAAGGAGGACACTCAAACTCACCTGGAATATACACTCCACTCTCCTGCTTCACCTCTTTCCTGTCTCGACTGAAGGAATAACAGGTAAAGTACTGTTTAATgtcccccccctttttcctctcacCTCTCCGATATCTTTCTCCTCTATGGCCTCCAACACACTCTAccttctttcctcttctctcacaCTCTTCTCCTgactctctccccccgtctctctctcactctcttgttatgtctcctctactcctccacaCACGTCCAGAGCCTGTTTACACTGTGGGAAGTGAGTGAGTGCTTTTTAGTCTGTACTTAattatatttttctttctttctccgtTGTCCTAGTATTTGCCTTTCAGAGGCACATgagtaaataaatataacataCTGAAACTTATTGGACAATCAAATTGCATGTAACATTGCAATACTTTGTTTGAGTTTATGCAATCCTAGTAAAAGCTTTTCTTTACTTTATATAGAGAATACCggtatttttatttcatttttattgaacctttaactATTCTGTCACACAGTCTTAGTAAGCAGATCAGTGCCTGGTTTCCCCCTCCCATAtttcacctctgtctgtctggttaaaACTAAACAAACTGTAGTGATGCAGGTAGCTGTTTATGATGAACTGT includes:
- the LOC139381095 gene encoding LIM domain-binding protein 1-like isoform X5 encodes the protein MLDRDVGPTPMYPPSYLEPGMGRPTPYGNQTDYRIFELNKRLQNWTEDCDNLWWDAFTTEFFEDDAMLTITFCLEDGPKRYTIGRTLIPRYFRSIFEGGATELFYTLKHPKESFHSNFVSLDCDQCTMVTQNGKPMFTQVCVEGRLYLEFMFDDMMRIKTWHFSIRQHREVLPRSILAMHVQDPQMLDQLAKNITRCGLSNSTLNYLRLCVILEPMQELMSRHKTYSLSPRDCLKTCLFQKWQRMVAPPAEPARQAPNKRRKRKMSGGSNMSAGGGNNNNSKKKSPANNFPLSTQVPDVMMVGEPTLMGGEFGDEDERLITRLENGQFDTANGGGGLEDEDSFGSSPALGGANSPWNNNKTPNSQDSKNNDSQSSQ
- the LOC139381095 gene encoding LIM domain-binding protein 1-like isoform X7, yielding MLDRDVGPTPMYPPSYLEPGMGRPTPYGNQTDYRIFELNKRLQNWTEDCDNLWWDAFTTEFFEDDAMLTITFCLEDGPKRYTIGRTLIPRYFRSIFEGGATELFYTLKHPKESFHSNFVSLDCDQCTMVTQNGKPMFTQVCVEGRLYLEFMFDDMMRIKTWHFSIRQHREVLPRSILAMHDPQMLDQLAKNITRCGLSNSTLNYLRLCVILEPMQELMSRHKTYSLSPRDCLKTCLFQKWQRMVAPPAEPARQAPNKRRKRKMSGGSNMSAGGGNNNNSKKKSPANNFPLSTQVPDVMMVGEPTLMGGEFGDEDERLITRLENGQFDTANGGGGLEDEDSFGSSPALGGANSPWNNNKTPNSQDSKNNDSQSSQ
- the LOC139381095 gene encoding LIM domain-binding protein 1-A-like isoform X4, coding for MSVGGCACPGCSSKSFKLYSPKEPGPNGSAFPPFHPGTMLDRDVGPTPMYPPSYLEPGMGRPTPYGNQTDYRIFELNKRLQNWTEDCDNLWWDAFTTEFFEDDAMLTITFCLEDGPKRYTIGRTLIPRYFRSIFEGGATELFYTLKHPKESFHSNFVSLDCDQCTMVTQNGKPMFTQVCVEGRLYLEFMFDDMMRIKTWHFSIRQHREVLPRSILAMHDPQMLDQLAKNITRCGLSNSTLNYLRLCVILEPMQELMSRHKTYSLSPRDCLKTCLFQKWQRMVAPPAEPARQAPNKRRKRKMSGGSNMSAGGGNNNNSKKKSPANNFPLSTQDVMMVGEPTLMGGEFGDEDERLITRLENGQFDTANGGGGLEDEDSFGSSPALGGANSPWNNNKTPNSQDSKNNDSQSSQ
- the LOC139381095 gene encoding LIM domain-binding protein 1-A-like isoform X8, encoding MLDRDVGPTPMYPPSYLEPGMGRPTPYGNQTDYRIFELNKRLQNWTEDCDNLWWDAFTTEFFEDDAMLTITFCLEDGPKRYTIGRTLIPRYFRSIFEGGATELFYTLKHPKESFHSNFVSLDCDQCTMVTQNGKPMFTQVCVEGRLYLEFMFDDMMRIKTWHFSIRQHREVLPRSILAMHDPQMLDQLAKNITRCGLSNSTLNYLRLCVILEPMQELMSRHKTYSLSPRDCLKTCLFQKWQRMVAPPAEPARQAPNKRRKRKMSGGSNMSAGGGNNNNSKKKSPANNFPLSTQDVMMVGEPTLMGGEFGDEDERLITRLENGQFDTANGGGGLEDEDSFGSSPALGGANSPWNNNKTPNSQDSKNNDSQSSQ
- the LOC139381095 gene encoding LIM domain-binding protein 1-like isoform X1 encodes the protein MSVGGCACPGCSSKSFKLYSPKEPGPNGSAFPPFHPGTMLDRDVGPTPMYPPSYLEPGMGRPTPYGNQTDYRIFELNKRLQNWTEDCDNLWWDAFTTEFFEDDAMLTITFCLEDGPKRYTIGRTLIPRYFRSIFEGGATELFYTLKHPKESFHSNFVSLDCDQCTMVTQNGKPMFTQVCVEGRLYLEFMFDDMMRIKTWHFSIRQHREVLPRSILAMHVQDPQMLDQLAKNITRCGLSNSTLNYLRLCVILEPMQELMSRHKTYSLSPRDCLKTCLFQKWQRMVAPPAEPARQAPNKRRKRKMSGGSNMSAGGGNNNNSKKKSPANNFPLSTQVPDVMMVGEPTLMGGEFGDEDERLITRLENGQFDTANGGGGLEDEDSFGSSPALGGANSPWNNNKTPNSQDSKNNDSQSSQ
- the LOC139381095 gene encoding LIM domain-binding protein 1-like isoform X9; its protein translation is MSVGGCACPGCSSKSFKLYSPKEPGPNGSAFPPFHPGTMLDRDVGPTPMYPPSYLEPGMGRPTPYGNQTDYRIFELNKRLQNWTEDCDNLWWDAFTTEFFEDDAMLTITFCLEDGPKRYTIGRTLIPRYFRSIFEGGATELFYTLKHPKESFHSNFVSLDCDQCTMVTQNGKPMFTQVCVEGRLYLEFMFDDMMRIKTWHFSIRQHREVLPRSILAMHVQDPQMLDQLAKNITRCGLSNSTLNYLRLCVILEPMQELMSRHKTYSLSPRDCLKTCLFQKWQRMVAPPAEPARQAPNKRRKRKMSGGSNMSAGGGNNNNSKKKSPANNFPLSTQVPDLVGTKTCTLPELEDRS
- the LOC139381095 gene encoding LIM domain-binding protein 1-like isoform X2, with translation MSVGGCACPGCSSKSFKLYSPKEPGPNGSAFPPFHPGTMLDRDVGPTPMYPPSYLEPGMGRPTPYGNQTDYRIFELNKRLQNWTEDCDNLWWDAFTTEFFEDDAMLTITFCLEDGPKRYTIGRTLIPRYFRSIFEGGATELFYTLKHPKESFHSNFVSLDCDQCTMVTQNGKPMFTQVCVEGRLYLEFMFDDMMRIKTWHFSIRQHREVLPRSILAMHDPQMLDQLAKNITRCGLSNSTLNYLRLCVILEPMQELMSRHKTYSLSPRDCLKTCLFQKWQRMVAPPAEPARQAPNKRRKRKMSGGSNMSAGGGNNNNSKKKSPANNFPLSTQVPDVMMVGEPTLMGGEFGDEDERLITRLENGQFDTANGGGGLEDEDSFGSSPALGGANSPWNNNKTPNSQDSKNNDSQSSQ
- the LOC139381095 gene encoding LIM domain-binding protein 1-A-like isoform X6, whose translation is MLDRDVGPTPMYPPSYLEPGMGRPTPYGNQTDYRIFELNKRLQNWTEDCDNLWWDAFTTEFFEDDAMLTITFCLEDGPKRYTIGRTLIPRYFRSIFEGGATELFYTLKHPKESFHSNFVSLDCDQCTMVTQNGKPMFTQVCVEGRLYLEFMFDDMMRIKTWHFSIRQHREVLPRSILAMHVQDPQMLDQLAKNITRCGLSNSTLNYLRLCVILEPMQELMSRHKTYSLSPRDCLKTCLFQKWQRMVAPPAEPARQAPNKRRKRKMSGGSNMSAGGGNNNNSKKKSPANNFPLSTQDVMMVGEPTLMGGEFGDEDERLITRLENGQFDTANGGGGLEDEDSFGSSPALGGANSPWNNNKTPNSQDSKNNDSQSSQ
- the LOC139381095 gene encoding LIM domain-binding protein 1-A-like isoform X3, whose translation is MSVGGCACPGCSSKSFKLYSPKEPGPNGSAFPPFHPGTMLDRDVGPTPMYPPSYLEPGMGRPTPYGNQTDYRIFELNKRLQNWTEDCDNLWWDAFTTEFFEDDAMLTITFCLEDGPKRYTIGRTLIPRYFRSIFEGGATELFYTLKHPKESFHSNFVSLDCDQCTMVTQNGKPMFTQVCVEGRLYLEFMFDDMMRIKTWHFSIRQHREVLPRSILAMHVQDPQMLDQLAKNITRCGLSNSTLNYLRLCVILEPMQELMSRHKTYSLSPRDCLKTCLFQKWQRMVAPPAEPARQAPNKRRKRKMSGGSNMSAGGGNNNNSKKKSPANNFPLSTQDVMMVGEPTLMGGEFGDEDERLITRLENGQFDTANGGGGLEDEDSFGSSPALGGANSPWNNNKTPNSQDSKNNDSQSSQ